Proteins from a single region of Candidatus Binatia bacterium:
- a CDS encoding M61 family peptidase produces the protein MRRLSVPLICFALLAPSAASGSGFIAKPSLATQERPATLVIDAAHAADGILRVHERVPAAAGSFTLVYPKWIPGEHGPTGPLSNLAALRVSANGVPLDWRRDSVDLYAFRVNVPAGTQDVDVDFDVLMNAPDDATATHSLAILQWNRALLYQDGVDSHHYFVRPSVILPGGWDFATALRESGRDGNRIDFAVTPLNMLVDSPLDMGRYAKKWNLWQDGPAFVQLDAFADYPQDLDIGSSLLHAYQRMPAEAFAMYGSRHFADYHALLTLSESVGFQGIEHHQSSDNRAGDDFLTDPDQSLSAGDLITHEFSHSWNGKYRRPADLTTPNFQVPQLTDLLWVYEGMNQYLGDVLSFRCGIREPKLYPEYLATVYASMDYETGRATTPLIDLTTGAPYYYEARGAYPAIRRNANDFYTEGELVWLDVDTIIRERAHGARSLDTFLHRFTEPAVTGPIVLTYTRAQVESLLNEVEPYDWHHFFERYVYHPSPHPPNDELARAGWRIVYTQKPNEFITAEQSDDHGITGWYSYGADLNAEGAVRDVRENSAAWRAGLAPGMHILAVDGQQFSEEVLGYALRRAQHSNTPISLITRQNGWYQTLSLNYQEGVRYPHLERVAGSPDMLAEIVAPHAK, from the coding sequence ATGCGTCGACTGAGCGTACCCCTGATTTGCTTTGCGCTGCTCGCACCCTCTGCCGCCTCGGGCAGCGGTTTCATCGCGAAGCCTTCGCTGGCCACGCAGGAGCGGCCCGCAACGCTCGTAATCGACGCGGCGCATGCGGCCGATGGCATCTTGCGGGTTCACGAACGCGTCCCCGCGGCCGCCGGTTCGTTCACGCTGGTGTACCCGAAGTGGATCCCCGGCGAACACGGCCCGACTGGGCCGCTCAGCAACCTCGCGGCGCTGCGCGTTTCGGCCAACGGTGTGCCCCTGGACTGGCGGCGCGACTCCGTCGATCTCTACGCGTTCAGAGTCAACGTTCCGGCCGGTACGCAGGATGTCGACGTCGACTTCGACGTGCTGATGAACGCACCGGACGACGCGACCGCGACGCATTCCCTCGCGATCCTGCAGTGGAACCGGGCCCTCCTCTACCAGGATGGCGTCGATTCGCATCACTACTTCGTCAGGCCGTCGGTTATATTGCCCGGCGGCTGGGACTTTGCGACCGCGCTGCGCGAGTCGGGGCGCGACGGCAATCGGATCGACTTTGCCGTCACACCGCTCAACATGCTCGTCGACTCGCCGCTCGACATGGGGCGCTACGCCAAAAAATGGAACCTCTGGCAAGACGGCCCCGCCTTCGTGCAGCTCGACGCGTTCGCGGACTACCCGCAAGACCTCGACATCGGTTCTAGCCTGCTGCACGCGTATCAGCGCATGCCCGCCGAGGCCTTTGCTATGTACGGCTCGCGGCACTTCGCCGACTACCACGCGCTGCTCACGCTGAGCGAATCAGTCGGCTTTCAGGGGATCGAGCATCACCAGTCCAGCGACAACCGCGCCGGTGACGATTTTTTGACGGATCCCGACCAGTCGCTCTCTGCCGGCGACCTGATCACCCACGAGTTTTCGCACTCGTGGAACGGAAAGTATCGCCGGCCGGCCGACCTGACGACGCCGAACTTCCAGGTGCCGCAGCTCACGGATTTGCTCTGGGTGTACGAGGGCATGAACCAATACCTCGGCGACGTGCTCTCATTCCGCTGCGGAATCCGCGAGCCGAAGCTGTATCCGGAGTATCTCGCGACGGTCTATGCCTCGATGGACTACGAAACCGGACGCGCCACGACGCCGCTGATCGATCTGACGACTGGTGCGCCGTACTACTATGAGGCCCGCGGCGCGTATCCGGCGATACGCCGCAACGCCAACGACTTCTACACCGAGGGCGAACTGGTCTGGCTCGACGTGGACACCATCATCCGCGAGCGCGCGCACGGCGCGCGCTCGCTCGACACGTTCCTGCATCGCTTCACGGAGCCGGCGGTCACCGGACCGATCGTCTTAACGTACACTCGCGCACAGGTCGAGAGCCTGCTGAACGAAGTCGAGCCCTACGATTGGCACCACTTCTTCGAGCGTTACGTTTACCACCCGAGCCCGCATCCGCCGAACGATGAGCTGGCCCGGGCCGGCTGGCGAATCGTGTACACTCAAAAGCCCAACGAGTTCATCACCGCGGAGCAGTCCGACGACCACGGGATAACGGGCTGGTATTCGTACGGGGCGGATCTCAACGCCGAAGGAGCCGTACGCGACGTGCGCGAGAACTCGGCGGCGTGGCGGGCCGGTCTCGCGCCCGGCATGCACATCCTCGCGGTCGATGGACAGCAGTTCTCGGAAGAGGTCCTTGGGTACGCATTACGCCGCGCGCAGCACTCCAACACCCCGATCTCGCTGATCACGAGGCAAAACGGCTGGTACCAGACCCTCTCACTCAACTACCAGGAGGGGGTCCGCTACCCGCACCTGGAGCGCGTCGCCGGCTCGCCGGACATGCTGGCCGAGATCGTCGCCCCCCACGCAAAGTAG
- a CDS encoding cupin domain-containing protein, whose translation MLLTRSIFTSLALAVALTAAGTASAPIIVTPDTAKWQPVPQFKGWEMAIVVGNPAKADAYYAYLLKAPSGGMAPPHYHGMTENVTVLSGELMVGLGDKMDTSKMKPLGPGSVVSIPAGVHHYAVTKGETVLEISGIGPDTTTLLHH comes from the coding sequence ATGCTTCTGACTCGATCGATTTTCACGTCACTCGCGCTCGCCGTCGCGCTGACCGCGGCCGGGACGGCCTCGGCGCCGATCATCGTGACGCCCGACACGGCGAAGTGGCAACCGGTGCCGCAGTTCAAGGGATGGGAGATGGCGATCGTCGTCGGCAATCCCGCGAAAGCGGATGCCTACTACGCGTACCTGCTCAAAGCGCCGTCCGGCGGCATGGCGCCGCCGCACTATCACGGCATGACGGAGAACGTCACGGTCCTGAGCGGCGAGCTGATGGTCGGACTCGGCGACAAGATGGACACTTCCAAGATGAAGCCGCTTGGGCCGGGCAGCGTCGTCTCGATTCCGGCCGGCGTTCACCATTACGCGGTGACGAAGGGCGAGACGGTGCTGGAGATCAGCGGCATCGGTCCCGATACGACGACGCTGCTCCACCACTAG
- a CDS encoding DUF2269 family protein: MYLVLKLIHVAGVVLFLGNITVGVFWKRVSDRSGNAAIMAFTIDAIIAADRVFTIPGILMLLIGGFAAAFVGGISILGTGWLLWGLIAFILSGLAFGPLSRTQRKLSVAAHAGSLAEYERLSKSWDLWGFIALALPVVAFVLMILKPALPAFHH; encoded by the coding sequence ATGTATCTGGTCCTCAAGCTGATTCACGTCGCGGGCGTCGTGCTCTTCCTCGGTAACATCACCGTCGGCGTGTTTTGGAAGCGCGTGTCGGACCGCAGCGGCAACGCGGCCATCATGGCCTTCACGATCGACGCCATCATCGCGGCGGATCGCGTTTTTACGATCCCGGGCATTCTCATGTTGTTGATCGGCGGCTTCGCTGCGGCATTCGTCGGCGGCATTTCAATCCTCGGGACGGGCTGGCTGTTATGGGGACTGATCGCCTTCATTCTATCGGGCCTGGCCTTTGGGCCGCTGTCCCGCACGCAGCGAAAGCTCTCGGTCGCTGCACACGCTGGCAGCCTCGCGGAGTACGAGCGGCTCTCGAAGTCCTGGGATCTATGGGGATTTATCGCGCTCGCGCTTCCGGTCGTCGCGTTCGTCCTCATGATCCTCAAGCCGGCGCTGCCGGCGTTTCATCACTAA
- a CDS encoding DUF4396 domain-containing protein, with translation MVPAWLNALSVASLVVAGLCAALVAIDLVRLPQPMAIMNWVWPITALYGGPVALWMYARLGRPSSREKAFYGGVAVSASHCGAGCVLGDVIAEFVIFFTGLTLFGSMLLTEFVGDYILAYVFGIAFQYFAIVPMRHLSFGEGLRAAIKADTLSLTAFEIGLFGWMAVSYFVLFQPHLMPTQPTFWFMMQIGMILGFITSYPANWLLIRTGIKEVM, from the coding sequence ATGGTTCCAGCGTGGCTCAATGCGCTCTCGGTCGCGTCGCTTGTCGTAGCGGGGCTGTGCGCTGCACTCGTTGCGATCGACCTCGTGCGCTTGCCGCAACCCATGGCGATCATGAACTGGGTCTGGCCGATCACCGCGCTCTATGGAGGTCCCGTCGCGCTGTGGATGTACGCGCGACTGGGCCGGCCCTCTTCGCGGGAGAAGGCGTTTTACGGGGGAGTTGCCGTGAGCGCTTCGCACTGCGGCGCGGGCTGCGTCCTCGGCGACGTCATCGCGGAGTTTGTGATCTTCTTCACTGGTCTGACCCTGTTCGGTTCGATGCTCCTGACCGAGTTCGTCGGCGACTACATCCTGGCGTACGTGTTCGGGATCGCGTTTCAGTACTTCGCGATCGTCCCGATGCGGCATCTGTCATTCGGCGAAGGCCTGCGCGCTGCGATCAAGGCCGACACACTGTCGCTGACGGCGTTCGAGATTGGCCTGTTCGGATGGATGGCCGTGTCGTATTTCGTGCTGTTTCAGCCGCACCTCATGCCGACTCAGCCCACGTTCTGGTTTATGATGCAGATCGGCATGATCCTAGGCTTCATCACGTCCTATCCGGCGAACTGGCTCTTGATCCGAACCGGGATCAAAGAGGTGATGTAG